The following coding sequences are from one Granulicella arctica window:
- a CDS encoding dienelactone hydrolase family protein, translated as MGSFTTVKAADGHELQAYVATPEGTPVGGLVVVQEIFGVNKSIRGVADAYAKDGFVAVAPAIFDRYERDLELGYEGEDMKKAYELYGKLNPDTVLLDVAAAFEEAKARSGKDVGVLGFCFGGRMSWLAATRGEMVKIQPACTVGYYAGGVGNVATEEPSCPVLLHFGGADTHIGSDQIEAVRTAHPEVEIHLYEGALHGFANEMRAEYDQEAAKLARERSLTFLKTHIA; from the coding sequence ATGGGTAGCTTTACCACGGTAAAGGCGGCGGATGGGCATGAGTTGCAGGCGTATGTTGCGACTCCTGAGGGTACGCCGGTGGGCGGACTGGTTGTCGTCCAGGAAATTTTTGGAGTCAACAAGTCGATCCGCGGGGTAGCGGACGCCTATGCGAAGGACGGGTTCGTGGCGGTCGCTCCTGCGATCTTCGATCGTTACGAGCGGGATCTCGAACTGGGCTATGAAGGCGAAGATATGAAGAAGGCCTATGAGCTGTATGGAAAGCTGAATCCCGATACGGTACTGCTTGATGTGGCTGCGGCGTTTGAAGAGGCGAAGGCGAGGTCGGGCAAGGATGTAGGAGTGCTTGGGTTTTGCTTTGGAGGCCGCATGAGCTGGCTGGCGGCGACTCGGGGTGAGATGGTCAAGATTCAGCCGGCGTGCACAGTCGGGTACTATGCCGGCGGAGTTGGCAACGTTGCAACGGAGGAGCCGAGCTGCCCGGTGCTGCTGCACTTTGGCGGTGCGGACACGCATATTGGCTCGGACCAAATTGAGGCGGTACGGACGGCGCATCCTGAGGTGGAGATTCATCTCTATGAGGGGGCCTTGCATGGCTTTGCCAACGAGATGCGCGCCGAGTACGACCAGGAAGCTGCAAAGTTGGCCCGGGAGCGGTCACTGACATTTTTAAAGACGCATATCGCTTAA
- the rpsO gene encoding 30S ribosomal protein S15, producing MLASAKKTDIIEKFRTHDSDTGSPEVQIAILTERITELTEHFKTHKKDHGSRRGLLMLVSKRRRLLDYLKKIDSDRYRDVIGKLGIRK from the coding sequence GTGTTGGCATCCGCAAAGAAGACAGATATTATCGAAAAGTTTCGTACGCACGACTCCGACACCGGAAGTCCAGAGGTTCAGATTGCCATCCTCACCGAGCGTATTACTGAGTTGACAGAGCACTTCAAGACGCACAAGAAGGATCATGGCTCGCGTCGTGGTCTGCTGATGCTTGTCAGCAAGCGCCGCCGTCTCCTCGACTACTTGAAGAAGATCGACAGCGATCGGTATCGCGACGTCATCGGCAAACTCGGAATCCGTAAGTAG
- the pnp gene encoding polyribonucleotide nucleotidyltransferase: MKQDVTVELAGGKQIKFETGRMAKQASGAALTSSGDNVILATAVASPDPKEGIDFFPLTVEYREFTYAGGRIPGGFIKREGRPSEKEILTSRQIDRPIRPLFPQAFRNETQVVAFVYSADKENDPDVLGINGASCALALSDIPFHGPVGAVRVGYIDGQYIVNPTYAERAVSTLNIMVVGTKDGIVMVESGAKETSEESVVGAIEFAHEEIKKICAAIEDLVSRAGKTKRTVIPVEIDHEYLNALTAKVGEQLKDALDTQKHPKFDSYALVKTIKDELKKDLPEGDAAAAKKLSKYYELLRENIFRDQVLNDRIRPDHRAFDQIREVTVEVGVLPRVHGSALFTRGETQALVSATLGTTDDAQRLESYEGEQKRRFMLHYNFPPFSVGEVGRMTGVGRREIGHGALAFRAIEAVLPGEDESPYTLRVVSDILESNGSSSMATVCGASLALMQAGIPLKGSVAGVAMGLVKEGDKYAILTDIAGAEDHYGDMDFKVAGTRKGITALQMDIKIMGITPQIMREALEQARINRLSLLDTMDATISGANEEKSQFAPRIHTIMIPTDKIRDLIGPGGKVIRGIIDATGVKIDVDDTGRVNVASSDADGLARAIQMISDLTAVPEIGKTYLGKVVRIAEFGAFVEIFPGTDGLLHVSEIAEHRVKEVKDELREGDQILVKVLAIEGNRIKLSRKAVLREQRAKLGLPEPGAEGHEAAANSPQGNIAPADDLDGDDDGEDFEDGEEGADEPNFNRADGAPAAPQGQPGSRPEGQRRPSGRRRRGGRRPGSGGGAPQGGGAPRS; the protein is encoded by the coding sequence ATGAAGCAGGACGTCACCGTAGAGCTTGCCGGCGGCAAGCAGATTAAATTTGAAACAGGGCGCATGGCCAAACAGGCCTCCGGCGCCGCGCTCACCTCCAGCGGCGACAATGTGATCCTCGCCACTGCGGTCGCCTCACCCGACCCCAAGGAGGGCATCGACTTCTTCCCCCTCACGGTCGAGTATCGCGAGTTTACGTACGCGGGTGGACGCATCCCCGGCGGCTTCATCAAGCGCGAAGGCCGCCCGAGCGAGAAAGAGATCCTCACCAGCCGCCAGATCGACCGCCCCATCCGTCCGCTCTTCCCGCAGGCTTTCCGTAACGAGACGCAGGTTGTTGCGTTCGTCTACTCTGCGGACAAGGAAAATGATCCGGATGTTCTCGGCATCAACGGTGCGAGCTGCGCACTTGCCCTCTCGGACATCCCTTTCCACGGTCCCGTGGGCGCGGTGCGCGTCGGCTATATTGACGGCCAGTACATCGTCAATCCGACCTACGCCGAGCGCGCAGTCAGCACGCTGAACATCATGGTCGTCGGCACGAAGGACGGCATCGTGATGGTCGAGTCCGGTGCGAAGGAGACCTCCGAAGAGAGCGTCGTTGGTGCCATCGAGTTCGCACATGAAGAGATCAAGAAGATCTGCGCTGCGATTGAAGACCTCGTCAGCCGTGCCGGCAAGACCAAGCGCACGGTGATCCCGGTTGAGATCGACCACGAGTACCTGAACGCTCTGACCGCGAAGGTCGGCGAGCAGTTGAAGGATGCGCTCGATACGCAGAAGCACCCCAAGTTCGATAGCTACGCGCTGGTCAAGACGATCAAGGACGAGCTGAAGAAGGATCTGCCCGAGGGCGATGCCGCCGCGGCGAAGAAGCTCAGCAAGTACTACGAGCTGCTCCGCGAAAACATCTTCCGCGATCAGGTTCTGAACGACCGCATCCGTCCGGATCACCGCGCGTTCGACCAGATCCGCGAGGTTACGGTCGAGGTTGGCGTTCTGCCGCGCGTTCACGGCTCGGCTTTGTTTACCCGTGGCGAGACGCAGGCTTTGGTCTCGGCGACGCTCGGCACCACTGATGACGCGCAGCGGCTTGAGAGCTATGAGGGTGAGCAGAAGCGCCGCTTCATGCTGCACTACAACTTCCCACCGTTCTCGGTTGGTGAGGTCGGTCGCATGACCGGTGTTGGTCGCCGCGAGATTGGCCATGGCGCACTTGCGTTCCGTGCGATCGAGGCGGTTCTGCCCGGTGAGGACGAGAGCCCATACACGCTCCGCGTTGTCTCGGACATACTCGAGTCGAACGGTTCGTCTTCGATGGCGACGGTCTGCGGCGCTTCGCTGGCGCTGATGCAGGCTGGCATTCCGCTGAAGGGTTCCGTTGCCGGTGTGGCGATGGGCCTGGTGAAGGAGGGTGACAAGTACGCCATCCTGACCGACATTGCTGGCGCGGAAGACCACTACGGCGACATGGACTTCAAGGTTGCCGGGACCCGCAAGGGCATTACGGCGCTCCAGATGGACATCAAGATCATGGGCATCACGCCGCAGATCATGCGTGAGGCGCTCGAGCAGGCTCGCATCAACCGTCTGTCGTTGCTGGACACGATGGATGCGACTATCTCCGGTGCGAACGAAGAGAAGTCGCAGTTTGCTCCACGCATCCACACGATCATGATCCCGACCGACAAGATTCGTGATCTGATCGGACCTGGCGGCAAGGTTATCCGTGGCATCATCGATGCGACCGGCGTGAAGATCGACGTCGACGATACGGGCCGCGTCAATGTGGCTTCGAGCGATGCCGATGGACTGGCGCGTGCGATCCAGATGATCAGCGATCTGACCGCCGTGCCTGAGATCGGCAAGACCTATCTTGGCAAGGTCGTACGCATCGCCGAATTCGGCGCATTCGTCGAGATCTTCCCCGGAACCGACGGTCTCCTGCATGTCTCCGAGATCGCAGAGCATCGCGTGAAGGAAGTGAAGGACGAGCTGCGCGAGGGCGATCAGATTCTTGTGAAGGTGCTAGCCATCGAAGGCAACCGCATCAAGCTCTCCCGCAAGGCTGTTCTGCGCGAGCAGCGCGCGAAGCTGGGCTTGCCGGAGCCGGGTGCTGAAGGACATGAGGCGGCGGCAAACTCTCCTCAGGGGAACATCGCTCCAGCGGACGATCTCGATGGAGATGATGATGGCGAGGACTTCGAGGACGGAGAAGAGGGCGCGGATGAGCCCAACTTCAATCGCGCCGATGGTGCTCCTGCTGCTCCGCAAGGACAGCCGGGATCGCGCCCTGAGGGTCAGCGTCGTCCCAGTGGACGTCGTCGCCGTGGCGGTCGTCGTCCGGGTTCGGGCGGTGGCGCACCTCAGGGTGGCGGCGCTCCGCGCAGCTAG
- a CDS encoding dienelactone hydrolase family protein: MIIVNDEHVTLDTPTGPMRTHIVRPAAPGRYPGIIFYSEIFQITAPIRRTAAMLAGHGYIVAMPEIYHESEPAGTILAYDQAGSDRGNFLKTDKTVAAYDADARAVLDHLAARPDCTGKLGAMGICIGGHLAFRTAMNPDVIATACFYATDIHKGSLGKGDDSLARAADIRGELLMIWGRQDPHIPLEGRMKVLARLNELNARLSWHEVNGAHAFMRDEGLRYDPELAYSLYGLVFDLFHRKLGAGDVTTT, encoded by the coding sequence ATGATCATCGTCAACGACGAACACGTCACACTCGACACACCAACCGGTCCCATGCGGACCCACATCGTGCGCCCCGCCGCGCCCGGCCGTTATCCCGGCATCATCTTCTACTCCGAGATCTTCCAGATCACCGCGCCCATCCGTCGCACCGCCGCCATGCTCGCCGGACACGGCTACATCGTCGCCATGCCCGAGATCTACCACGAGTCCGAGCCCGCCGGAACCATCCTCGCCTACGATCAAGCTGGCTCCGACCGCGGCAACTTCCTCAAGACCGACAAGACCGTCGCCGCCTACGACGCCGACGCCCGCGCCGTCCTCGACCACCTCGCCGCTCGTCCCGACTGCACCGGCAAGCTCGGCGCCATGGGCATCTGCATCGGCGGACACCTCGCCTTTCGCACCGCGATGAACCCCGACGTCATCGCGACCGCCTGCTTCTACGCCACCGACATCCACAAAGGCTCGCTCGGCAAAGGTGACGACTCCCTCGCCCGCGCCGCCGACATTCGCGGCGAACTGCTCATGATCTGGGGCCGCCAAGACCCGCACATCCCTCTCGAAGGCCGCATGAAGGTGCTCGCTCGACTCAACGAACTCAACGCGCGCCTGAGCTGGCACGAGGTCAACGGAGCCCACGCCTTCATGCGCGACGAAGGTCTCCGCTACGACCCCGAGCTGGCATACAGTCTCTACGGCCTCGTCTTCGATCTCTTCCACCGCAAACTGGGCGCAGGCGACGTCACCACAACCTAG
- a CDS encoding ElyC/SanA/YdcF family protein, translating to MKTLVRIVVSLILLVILIVAIDYRTIPSGDTAQPHFDTLIVLGYPANLDGTPSPEQRERVLEGVREYKTGIAPRLIMTGGAAHNQFTEAHVMAQFAEAQGVPASVILEEDQAQNTIQNIYYSAQIMHQHDWHSAEIVSSPSHLPRASLIMQTFNRVQPTLSFDWHTHPAPWPAEYSLGRKLAVYSGEAWYCLKLRIYGFPASKFLPS from the coding sequence GTGAAGACTCTCGTTCGCATCGTGGTCAGCCTCATCCTGCTCGTCATCCTCATCGTGGCGATCGACTACCGCACCATTCCCAGCGGCGACACGGCGCAACCTCACTTCGACACGCTCATCGTCCTCGGCTATCCAGCCAATCTCGACGGAACGCCTTCGCCCGAGCAGCGCGAGCGCGTCCTCGAAGGCGTTCGCGAGTACAAAACCGGCATCGCTCCACGCCTCATCATGACCGGCGGCGCGGCGCACAACCAGTTCACCGAAGCACACGTCATGGCGCAGTTTGCCGAGGCACAAGGCGTTCCCGCATCCGTCATCCTCGAAGAGGATCAGGCTCAGAACACCATCCAGAACATCTACTACTCAGCCCAGATCATGCACCAGCACGACTGGCACTCCGCCGAGATCGTCAGCTCGCCCAGCCATCTCCCTAGAGCCTCGCTCATCATGCAGACCTTCAACCGCGTCCAACCCACACTTAGCTTCGACTGGCACACGCACCCAGCTCCATGGCCAGCAGAGTACAGCCTCGGCCGCAAGCTCGCCGTCTACAGCGGCGAGGCATGGTATTGCCTCAAGCTGCGCATCTACGGCTTCCCCGCGTCAAAGTTCCTGCCCAGCTAA
- the uvrB gene encoding excinuclease ABC subunit UvrB → MDFQLSTTYKPQGDQPRAISELCAGINAGEKDQVLLGVTGSGKTFTMAKVIAELNRPALILAHNKTLAAQLYHEFKTFFPSNAVEYFVSYYDYYQPEAYIPSGDLFIEKEATINEELDKLRLSATRSLFERRDAIIVSSVSCIYGLGSPEAYYGMLLLLEKGQQIKREDITRRLVEILYERNDVDFRRGTFRVRGDIIEVYPTYDENAYRIELFGDEIDSLSQIDPLFGTVRQKYSRLPIYPKSHYVVQPERKKAASDSILAELFEWEAQLEKEGRLVESQRIHQRTRFDLEMIKSVGYCHGIENYSRHFSGRLPGEPPPTLLDYFPRDFLLFIDESHVTVPQLHGMWHGDRSRKQNLVDYGFRLPSAMDNRPLKFDEFEGRTGQIIYVSATPGPYELTKAAGVVIEQIIRPTGLIDPVVEIRPVKGQIDDLLAEIRDRTSKNQRVLVTTLTKRMSEDLANYYTEVGVRCRYMHSEIETLERIKLLRDLRKGEYDVLIGINLLREGLDLPEVSLVAILDADKEGFLRSQGSLIQTIGRAARHLEGRAILYADKMTDSMQRAINETDRRREKQVAYNEENGITPMSINRPLEMGLAGILKADYADLTDDAEGVPDFSTQQELDTYISKLESDMREAAKKFEFEKAAKLRDTVKELRTKEFLFS, encoded by the coding sequence ATGGACTTCCAGCTCTCCACAACCTACAAGCCACAGGGCGATCAGCCACGCGCCATCAGCGAGCTCTGCGCCGGTATCAACGCCGGAGAGAAGGATCAGGTGCTGCTCGGCGTCACCGGCTCAGGCAAGACCTTCACCATGGCCAAAGTCATCGCCGAGCTGAACCGTCCAGCGCTCATCCTCGCGCACAACAAGACGCTCGCCGCGCAGCTCTATCACGAGTTCAAGACCTTCTTCCCCTCGAACGCCGTCGAGTACTTCGTCTCCTACTACGACTACTATCAGCCCGAGGCGTACATTCCATCCGGCGATCTCTTCATCGAAAAAGAGGCGACGATCAACGAGGAGTTGGACAAGCTCCGCCTCTCCGCGACGCGCAGCCTCTTCGAGCGCCGCGACGCCATCATCGTCTCCTCCGTAAGCTGCATCTACGGCCTCGGCTCGCCCGAGGCTTACTACGGCATGTTGCTGCTGCTCGAAAAAGGCCAGCAGATCAAGCGCGAAGACATCACGCGCCGCCTCGTCGAAATCCTCTACGAGCGCAACGACGTCGACTTCCGCCGAGGCACCTTCCGCGTCCGCGGCGACATCATCGAGGTCTATCCGACCTACGACGAGAACGCATACCGCATCGAGCTCTTCGGCGACGAGATCGATAGCCTGTCCCAAATCGACCCGCTCTTCGGCACCGTCCGGCAAAAGTACTCGCGCCTGCCCATCTATCCCAAGTCACACTACGTCGTGCAGCCGGAACGTAAGAAGGCCGCCAGCGACAGCATCCTCGCCGAGCTCTTCGAGTGGGAAGCACAGCTCGAAAAGGAAGGCCGTCTCGTCGAGTCGCAGCGTATCCATCAGCGCACGCGGTTCGACCTCGAGATGATCAAATCCGTCGGCTACTGCCACGGCATCGAGAACTACTCGCGTCACTTCTCTGGTCGTCTGCCCGGCGAACCGCCACCGACGCTGCTCGACTACTTCCCTCGCGACTTCCTCCTCTTCATCGACGAGTCCCACGTCACCGTGCCGCAGCTTCACGGCATGTGGCACGGCGACCGCTCGCGCAAGCAGAACCTCGTCGACTACGGTTTTCGTCTGCCCAGCGCCATGGACAATCGCCCCTTGAAGTTCGACGAGTTCGAAGGTCGCACCGGACAGATCATCTACGTCTCCGCAACGCCTGGTCCATATGAACTGACGAAAGCCGCAGGCGTCGTGATCGAGCAGATCATTCGACCCACAGGCCTGATCGACCCCGTCGTAGAGATCCGCCCCGTCAAAGGACAGATCGACGACCTGCTCGCCGAGATCCGCGACCGAACCAGCAAGAACCAGCGCGTCCTCGTGACGACACTCACCAAGCGCATGTCCGAAGACCTCGCCAACTACTACACCGAAGTCGGCGTCCGCTGCCGCTACATGCACTCCGAGATCGAGACCCTCGAACGCATCAAGCTGCTCCGCGACCTGCGCAAGGGCGAGTACGACGTCCTCATCGGCATCAACCTGCTGCGCGAGGGCCTCGACCTACCCGAGGTCTCCCTTGTCGCCATCCTCGACGCCGACAAGGAAGGCTTTCTCCGCTCACAAGGCTCCCTCATCCAGACCATCGGACGCGCCGCGCGCCATCTCGAAGGCCGCGCCATTCTGTACGCAGACAAGATGACCGACTCCATGCAGCGCGCCATCAACGAGACCGATCGTCGCCGCGAAAAGCAGGTCGCCTACAACGAAGAGAACGGCATCACGCCGATGTCCATCAACCGGCCACTCGAGATGGGCCTCGCAGGCATCCTGAAGGCTGACTACGCCGACCTCACCGACGACGCCGAAGGCGTTCCAGACTTCTCCACCCAACAGGAGCTCGATACCTACATCAGCAAGCTCGAATCCGACATGCGCGAAGCCGCCAAGAAGTTCGAATTCGAAAAAGCCGCCAAGCTACGCGACACCGTCAAGGAGCTGCGAACCAAAGAGTTTCTGTTCTCCTAA
- a CDS encoding histidine phosphatase family protein, translated as MAELWLIRHGETEWSLSGAHTSRTDIPLTDHGRQRAAELKEYLAGKTFAAVLTSPMQRARETCAIAGYGDVATIDEGLREWDYGVYEGKTTKEIRVDHPGWSVWKDEIVCGEAVEQVGERADGVISRALAAIPVDTNGAVALFAHAHILRILAARWIGLPADGGSLFALGTGAVSVLGFERETRVIEHWNRGFEG; from the coding sequence ATGGCAGAACTTTGGTTGATTCGACATGGCGAGACGGAATGGAGTTTGAGTGGAGCGCATACGAGCCGAACGGATATTCCGCTGACGGATCATGGCCGCCAGCGAGCGGCGGAGCTGAAGGAGTATCTTGCGGGAAAGACGTTTGCGGCGGTGTTGACGAGTCCGATGCAGCGGGCGCGGGAGACGTGTGCGATTGCGGGCTATGGCGATGTCGCCACGATCGACGAGGGGTTGCGCGAGTGGGATTATGGCGTGTATGAGGGGAAGACGACGAAGGAGATCCGCGTGGATCATCCTGGATGGTCGGTGTGGAAGGATGAGATCGTTTGCGGCGAGGCGGTCGAGCAGGTAGGCGAGCGCGCGGATGGTGTGATCTCGCGGGCGCTGGCGGCGATTCCAGTGGACACGAACGGTGCGGTTGCGCTGTTCGCTCATGCGCATATTCTGCGGATTCTCGCGGCGCGGTGGATTGGCTTGCCGGCGGATGGTGGAAGCCTGTTTGCGCTGGGAACGGGAGCTGTGAGCGTGCTTGGTTTTGAGCGCGAGACGCGGGTGATCGAACATTGGAATCGTGGATTTGAGGGTTAG
- a CDS encoding TonB-dependent receptor codes for MAQTQLHGHVVDRSGRPVSGAGVDVNGRAGTVFSDAAGTFVLEIKPIAGNGVVLRARDSAMDSGNVSVAVTNLGQDVELVMVPSSLSQQATVTATRSSVEMGPAAVTQSTLSGDELTRFPALTLDESLRQHAGFELFRRSSGWVQNPTSQGVSLRGLGSTAVSRTLILANSAPLNDPFGGWIHWNELPPEAIDAVTITSGGGSDLYGSSALGGVIDVVPAHPETTRADVSMAAASEDTRTASGRGDLQQGRLHELVAGEDFRTAGYILTAPAVRGTVDVPANVHFENGRVELDRTIGAAGRAFVTGNVLNETRGNGTRLTTNGTRLWRYLAGDDWNVGARTSGRARLFGSQEVYRQSFSSVNATRSVETLTRLQRATTQEMGGSTDASYHRAHLAFVGGADVRDIRAGDLERPVTSAHQETSSRQRFIGGFGEAIGEFGRWSGAASVRIDSASNLDTTMFTGAVPKIIPNRNEIVASPRVGVVRQLTQHVSVHGSGFRAFRTPSMNELYRTGQVGSETTLANPKLLSERATGAEGGVSVHAARISAQATYFWTEVNRPVAAVLVSSTATTILEMRQNLGQFQSQGVETSVQVNEDHAISAKFGYQYAHAVVTNFSAQTSLVGNWIPDVPRETATAQVRFRSARLGDLTIAGRNSGRAFDDSANTFVLHSFFQLDAYGERSLGRGFTVFVSAQNMLDRRADVARTPVLTQGIPFVAQGGIRFGWGRSS; via the coding sequence ATGGCGCAGACACAGTTGCATGGGCATGTTGTGGATCGCTCTGGGCGGCCTGTGTCAGGAGCTGGGGTTGATGTAAATGGTCGTGCTGGCACAGTCTTCTCGGATGCTGCGGGCACGTTTGTGTTGGAGATCAAACCTATTGCGGGCAATGGTGTTGTGTTGCGTGCGCGGGACTCGGCCATGGATTCGGGGAACGTTTCGGTTGCGGTTACGAATCTTGGACAGGATGTGGAGTTGGTGATGGTGCCTTCTTCGCTGAGTCAGCAGGCGACGGTGACGGCGACGCGGAGCTCGGTCGAGATGGGACCTGCGGCTGTGACGCAGAGTACGTTAAGCGGGGATGAGCTGACGCGCTTTCCGGCGTTGACGCTTGATGAATCGCTGCGGCAACATGCGGGGTTCGAGCTGTTTCGCCGGTCGAGCGGCTGGGTGCAGAATCCGACGAGTCAGGGAGTTTCGCTGCGTGGGTTGGGATCGACGGCGGTCAGCAGGACGCTGATTTTGGCGAACTCTGCTCCGCTGAACGATCCGTTTGGCGGCTGGATTCACTGGAATGAGCTGCCTCCAGAGGCGATTGACGCGGTGACGATCACGAGCGGCGGCGGATCGGATCTGTATGGATCGAGCGCGCTGGGCGGCGTGATCGATGTGGTTCCGGCGCATCCGGAGACGACGCGCGCTGATGTGAGCATGGCGGCGGCGAGCGAGGATACGCGGACTGCGAGCGGTCGCGGCGATCTGCAACAGGGACGATTGCATGAGTTGGTGGCAGGTGAGGACTTTCGTACGGCGGGTTATATTTTGACTGCTCCGGCGGTTCGCGGGACGGTCGATGTGCCGGCGAATGTTCACTTCGAGAATGGGCGCGTTGAGCTGGATCGCACGATTGGCGCGGCTGGGCGTGCATTTGTAACCGGCAATGTGCTGAATGAAACACGCGGCAATGGGACTCGGCTGACGACGAATGGAACTCGGCTGTGGCGCTATCTTGCGGGCGATGACTGGAACGTTGGAGCGAGAACGAGCGGTCGGGCGAGGCTGTTTGGAAGCCAGGAGGTTTACCGGCAGAGCTTCTCGTCGGTGAATGCGACGCGGAGTGTCGAGACGCTGACGCGGCTACAGCGGGCGACGACGCAGGAGATGGGCGGATCGACGGATGCTTCGTATCATCGGGCGCATCTGGCGTTTGTTGGCGGCGCGGATGTGCGGGACATTCGAGCGGGCGATCTGGAACGGCCGGTTACTTCGGCGCATCAGGAGACCTCGTCGCGGCAGCGGTTTATTGGGGGTTTCGGCGAGGCGATCGGTGAGTTTGGACGCTGGTCGGGCGCGGCGTCGGTTCGGATCGATTCGGCATCGAATCTGGATACGACGATGTTTACGGGCGCGGTGCCGAAGATCATTCCGAATCGGAATGAGATTGTTGCGAGTCCGCGGGTTGGTGTGGTGCGGCAGTTGACGCAGCATGTGTCGGTGCATGGATCGGGGTTTCGGGCGTTTCGAACGCCGAGCATGAACGAGCTGTATCGCACGGGTCAGGTTGGATCGGAGACGACGCTGGCGAATCCGAAGCTGCTATCGGAGCGTGCGACGGGCGCTGAAGGTGGTGTCAGCGTACATGCGGCGCGAATCTCTGCGCAGGCGACTTACTTCTGGACGGAGGTAAATCGGCCGGTTGCGGCGGTGCTGGTGAGCAGCACGGCGACGACGATTCTGGAGATGCGGCAGAACCTGGGGCAGTTTCAGAGTCAGGGCGTGGAGACGAGTGTGCAGGTGAATGAGGACCATGCTATCTCGGCTAAATTCGGGTATCAGTATGCTCATGCGGTGGTGACGAATTTTTCGGCGCAGACGTCGCTGGTGGGGAACTGGATTCCGGATGTTCCGCGAGAGACGGCGACGGCGCAGGTGCGCTTTCGGAGTGCGCGTCTTGGCGATCTGACGATTGCGGGACGCAACAGCGGGCGAGCGTTCGATGATAGCGCGAACACCTTTGTGCTGCACTCGTTCTTCCAGCTCGATGCGTATGGCGAGCGGTCGTTGGGACGCGGTTTTACGGTGTTTGTGTCGGCGCAAAATATGCTGGATCGGCGCGCGGATGTGGCGCGAACGCCGGTGCTGACGCAGGGGATTCCGTTTGTAGCTCAGGGTGGAATCCGGTTTGGCTGGGGCCGCTCGAGCTAG
- a CDS encoding RidA family protein, with protein sequence MNLMKSARTKQSLVLAALITLSASATAFAQNKVIGFTKGTPLSEGYIAGNTLYIAGHIGTDAQGKVIGIDITQQTTNAIVAVKKVIEDAGFQDADIVSVTIYVTDLNDVPAMNAVYKKLIPDPKPARATVQVAGLIGGAKIEISAIAVKH encoded by the coding sequence ATGAACCTCATGAAGTCAGCACGGACGAAGCAAAGCCTCGTACTCGCCGCACTCATAACCCTCTCTGCTTCAGCCACAGCCTTCGCTCAAAACAAAGTGATCGGCTTCACAAAAGGCACCCCCTTAAGCGAAGGCTACATCGCAGGCAACACCCTCTACATCGCAGGCCATATAGGCACCGATGCTCAAGGCAAGGTCATCGGTATCGACATCACCCAGCAAACAACCAACGCAATCGTAGCAGTGAAAAAAGTCATAGAAGACGCAGGCTTTCAGGACGCCGACATCGTCTCCGTCACGATCTATGTCACCGATCTCAACGACGTCCCAGCCATGAACGCCGTCTACAAAAAACTCATACCCGATCCCAAACCCGCACGAGCCACCGTCCAGGTCGCAGGTCTCATCGGAGGCGCAAAGATCGAAATCTCAGCCATCGCCGTCAAGCACTAA
- a CDS encoding HAD family hydrolase: MASTLKLLVFDLDGTLIDSSVDLCNSVNATLEHLGKPTLPPAVIASYIGDGASMLVRRALGDPEGDIHDEQYVTEALTFFLNYYRVHKLDFTTVYPGVIEAIETIRAASPNLLMAVLTNKPVNPSRDICAHFGLNRFFFQNYGGNSFHTKKPDPHGLKTLIAEASTLAGETITAAQTLMIGDSDVDILTARNCGARSLGCTFGLAPHTLAAAQPDALADSPAAWPKAIASLMHPPA; this comes from the coding sequence ATGGCCTCCACCCTCAAGCTCCTCGTCTTCGATCTCGACGGCACACTCATCGACTCAAGCGTCGACCTCTGCAACTCCGTCAACGCCACCCTCGAGCACCTCGGCAAACCCACGCTGCCGCCCGCCGTCATCGCCAGCTACATCGGCGACGGAGCCAGTATGCTCGTCCGCCGCGCCCTCGGCGATCCCGAAGGCGACATCCACGACGAGCAGTATGTAACCGAAGCACTTACATTTTTTCTCAACTACTACCGCGTCCACAAACTCGACTTCACCACCGTCTATCCCGGCGTCATCGAAGCCATCGAAACCATCCGCGCCGCCAGCCCGAACCTGCTCATGGCCGTCCTCACCAACAAACCCGTCAACCCGTCCCGCGACATCTGCGCCCACTTCGGCCTCAACCGCTTCTTCTTCCAGAACTACGGCGGCAACAGCTTCCACACCAAGAAACCCGATCCCCACGGCCTCAAAACCCTCATCGCCGAAGCCTCCACCCTCGCCGGAGAAACCATTACCGCCGCCCAAACCCTCATGATCGGAGACAGCGACGTAGACATCCTCACCGCCCGCAACTGCGGCGCACGCTCCCTCGGCTGCACCTTCGGCCTCGCGCCCCACACACTAGCCGCCGCGCAACCAGACGCCCTCGCCGACTCACCCGCAGCCTGGCCCAAAGCCATCGCATCGCTCATGCATCCACCAGCGTGA